In Pseudanabaena sp. FACHB-2040, the sequence TGCCGTTCCAGCAGGCAGAGGAGCAGAGTAAAAAGAAGGGATCAACCGTTTCATCATTAGAGGAGGCCCCATCGCCTTGGGGGCCGACCATGCGGTTGAGCGGCACCGTCACGCCATTGACCTCCAAGGTGCCTGACTGATTGCCCCGCAGGCCCAGCGCATCCCACTTACTCGGCTCAGCTTTGACCTCGTCTCTGTAGATCAAAAAGCAGGACAGGTCAGAGTAATTACCGTCAAAGTCGGGGCTGGTGGTCTGCACAATGTACCAGTCAGCAAACCCGGCAGAGGTCGTCCACGACGCCTTCTTAAACACTTGCCAGCCGTCGGGCAGCGCCTCAGCCCGCGAAGAGGTGGGATACCAGAAGTGAGAGCCGGTTTCAGGGTCGGAGTAAGACAGGGTGCCGATAAACACGTCTTTGTCCAGCCGCTTGAGCACTGACTGCAGCTCCGGGTTATCTGCCGCTCGAAACAGGGCTGCTGCTACCGCCCCGGTGTGCATGGTGAAGCACATAGCGGTGCTGGGGCAGCCGTAGCGGGCAATCGTCTCGACTACCATCGCGGCGCAGGTGTGATTTTCGCCTAGACCGCCCCACTCCTGGGGCACTAGCAGGCCCAACAGGCCCAGTTCGGCCAGCGCCCTAAAGTTCTCACGCGGATAGATCAGCTCGGCATCTGACCTGATCGCGTTGGGCCGCAGCACCCGCTGGCACAGGTCGATCAGCTTGGCTTGAAGAGCTTGCTGAGCCGGAGTTAGGCACCACTGCGGATCAAGGTCAAAATCGAGTCCCCAGTAGGGCTCGGTGCCCCATTGCTTAGTTGCAGTCATAGGCGTCTTAGGGTGAGTTGCATGGTCGAATTGCGCTTGACTATAGGCGTTTTCCCCAGCTCAGATAGTTAAGCCAGATACCTTGTCATATCAAGTTGAGGGTTTCCTGAGGTTAGGCGGGCAATGACCTCTGAAATGGAGATGGGATGCAGGGTTGCGATCGCAAAAAGCCGCCCCCTCGCTGCTCGCAACCATAATCACCCCCTATGCTGGAAAGTATGATCAAAAACGAGCTATAACCGCCGGATTTCAGCAACATCTCCTTCAACTTGTTGATCTTAAGAACTGGCGCAGGCAGTCGTTTGCCTTGTTCAGCCCCAATTCCTCTGAACCCTTTCCAGCTCAATGCCTAAACTCAGCCCGACAGACTCCGATCGAATGCGTTCTACTAGGTTGGGTAGGGCTCCTTTGCGCCGACCTTCAGCCGTGCTGGCTTACCTGCACCAATCGCCGTACACCACCGCAGTGCTCAGCGTAGGGCTGGCCCTGGTGCTGATGCTGGGGCTCAATCCCGTAGCCGGAATGACTCAAACGCCGTTTCTGCTATTTTTTGGGGCGGTGGTAATCAGCGCCTGGCAGGGAGGCATCCGTTCGGGGCTAGTGGCTACAGGCTTGGCGACGCTGATCAGCAATTACTTTTTTCTGGAACCTCGGTACTCGCTGATCGTTGATCAAAGCAATACGGTGCGCCTCGCCGTTTTTGTTCTAGAGGGCATTTTGATCAGTGTGCTCTGCGGCTCTCTACGCGCCACAAATCAGCAGCTCGATCGCAATTTGCTGCTGATACAGGCCAACGAAGCCTCTCTGCAAAGCGCTAACCAGCGAGTCATCGATGTTTTAGAAAGCATTACCAGCGGGTTTTATATCCTCGATCGGCAGTGGCGGTTTGTCTACGTCAATAGTCAGACCGAGCAGATCATGCAACGAACGCGAGACGAAATGCTCGGCCAATCGGTTTGGGATCTGTTTCCCAGCGCCCTAGGCACCCCCTTTGAGCAAAACTTTAGTCAGGCTGTTAATGAGCAGGTGCCGGTAGTCTTTGAGTGCCTGGGTGTTGCCAA encodes:
- a CDS encoding acyl-CoA dehydrogenase family protein, which codes for MTATKQWGTEPYWGLDFDLDPQWCLTPAQQALQAKLIDLCQRVLRPNAIRSDAELIYPRENFRALAELGLLGLLVPQEWGGLGENHTCAAMVVETIARYGCPSTAMCFTMHTGAVAAALFRAADNPELQSVLKRLDKDVFIGTLSYSDPETGSHFWYPTSSRAEALPDGWQVFKKASWTTSAGFADWYIVQTTSPDFDGNYSDLSCFLIYRDEVKAEPSKWDALGLRGNQSGTLEVNGVTVPLNRMVGPQGDGASSNDETVDPFFLLCSSACWNGISLGAMDIAKRHVTRKKHVDVGMRVADYPTIQDYFGEAIMDTNASRCFVFSMAKLMDELTDNCDWSVHQDLAAMPRAQYLHWYWQIKFIAAKNVAHVCDKMLHACGGSGFKKDMEIERYLRDGKAGWVMGPTNEVLRQFVGKYALLGGFEALDYWNQSINERVLHNELKKMDVDEKRALAAQLLAEAEATEAKATNGKVVAIA